The Solibacillus isronensis nucleotide sequence TTCGGCTGCCGGGGTACGCGGTATTAAACTTCGTGAAGGTGACTTTGTAGTAGGAATGGAAATTCTTGAGCCAGGTCAGGAAATTTTAGTTGTCACTGAAAATGGTTACGGTAAGCGTACATCTGAATCCGAATACCGTTTACAAAGCCGTGGCGGGTTAGGTCTGAAAACGATGCAAATTACTGATAAGAACGGTAAAATGTGCGCGGTAAAGGCTGTAGATGGATCAGAAGACATTATGTTGATTACGATTAATGGGATGTTAATTCGAATGGACGTAAACGATATATCTGTTATCGGCCGTAGTACACAGGGTGTTCGCTTAATCAGACTTGCTGATGACGAATATGTAGCAACTGTGGCACGGGTGAAAAAAGAAGATGACGCTCCGGATGAAGAAGAAATCGATTCTGAAACTGAAGAAGAGTCAAATTCAGCTATAGAAGAGTAATTCGAAAAGTAATCTAGTTAGTTTAGACTATCTAGATTACTTTTTTTGGTTGTAATTTATTTTCCATTCGTTATAATTAACGTTAATATGAAAAAATTAGTAGTTATTTAGAAAGAGTAAATCATTGGGTGAGAATTTATCCTTACTTAATAACCGATAACAAGCTTAAGGGGTTGTGAAATTGGAAGCAATATTGATAAGAGTTGAGGAATTGCGATTAGGTAAGGTAATTGCTGAAGATATTTTTGCCAATACACAATATCCGATTATCTACAAAAATACAAAAGTAAAACCAGAGCATTTACGTGTGTTTGAATTATTTAATTTAAAAACAGTATTAGTACATAATGAAATCGAAGTTGAAGAACCAGAGATAATTGAAGAAAAGTTAGATAATACTTCAGTAGCATTACCGTTACAGCAACCCACAAGTTTCGAAAAGTCCTATCTTGATGGAATCGGACAATTAAAAAAGGAATTTTTAAATTGGGAAGCTGGCGGAAGAGTAGATCTGCCAAAAGTAAGAAACATAATGATTCCGTTAATGGATATGGTTTTAGAAAATCGCTCTTATATATTTGATCTGAACAGTTATTCAAATGCAAAGGACTATTTATACCATCATTGTATTGCTACAGGTTTAATTGCAGCAGTCATTGCAAAGAAAATGGGATATGAGCGAGGGGATACAATTCAGCTTGCCATCGCCGGAATGTTAGCAGATAGTGGAATGTCGAGAATTCCTTCACGTATACGGGATAAGAAAAGCGTTTTAACAGAATCCGAATTTGGAGAAGTAAGAAAACATCCTTACTATAGTTACTTACTAATTAAAAACGTAACGGCTATAAAGGATATTATGAAAGTAGCTGTTTATCAGCACCATGAACGTTTGGATGGCAGTGGCTATCCAAAAGGTGATCGTATTGGGTCTATTTCAATATTTGCCCAAATAATTGCGGTAGCGGATGTATTCCATGCGATGACTAGTGAACGTATGTATCGTTCAAAGCAATCTCCTTTCAAAGTAATCGAAATGATTAAGGAAGAGGAGTTTGGAAAATTTGATATTAAAGTTGTTCAAGCTTTAATGAATATTGTCGTTGATCTACCAATAGGAACAAAAATTGAATTATCTAATTTAGAGCTGGGCGAAGTAATGTTCATCAATAAATATTCACCTACACGTCCACTTGTAAAATTAACACGTACAGGAGAAATTGTGGATCTTTCTTCTAATAGAAGTTTCTATATTTCGCGTGTCATTACTCAAGGATATAAATTGAACTAATTAATCGTTAAAGGGTGTTTCTTTAAAAGAAGAAATACCCCCCTTTTTATATTAGTTTTGCCTGGATAAACAAACTCAAAATAAAAACAGAAAAACAATGAATAAACTATTGACGATTAGAAAATCAAATGTTATTATATATAAAGTCCTTACAAGATAACATCTTTTGAAAGATAAATAATAAAAAGTGTTGACTTAAGCCTAAGGATGCTGTAATATAATAAAAGTTGTCGCATAAAAAAGAAATGCTTCAACAGCAAAAAACTTTTCATTAAAAAGTGTTGACAAACAACATGAAATAATGTTAAGATATAAAAGTTGTCACAATGACAAC carries:
- a CDS encoding HD-GYP domain-containing protein, which codes for MKLEAILIRVEELRLGKVIAEDIFANTQYPIIYKNTKVKPEHLRVFELFNLKTVLVHNEIEVEEPEIIEEKLDNTSVALPLQQPTSFEKSYLDGIGQLKKEFLNWEAGGRVDLPKVRNIMIPLMDMVLENRSYIFDLNSYSNAKDYLYHHCIATGLIAAVIAKKMGYERGDTIQLAIAGMLADSGMSRIPSRIRDKKSVLTESEFGEVRKHPYYSYLLIKNVTAIKDIMKVAVYQHHERLDGSGYPKGDRIGSISIFAQIIAVADVFHAMTSERMYRSKQSPFKVIEMIKEEEFGKFDIKVVQALMNIVVDLPIGTKIELSNLELGEVMFINKYSPTRPLVKLTRTGEIVDLSSNRSFYISRVITQGYKLN